gagGGGGTTGTTGAAGTTCCCCACTATTATAGTGTGTACTTCAATGTGAGCTTTGACCTTTAACAAAGATTATTTTAGGAAACTGGTTGCCCTAGCATTTGAGGAGTAGATGttcattcagaattgagagcatatgtgtgtgtgtgtgtatatatgtgtgtgtgtatgtgtgtgtgtgtgtgtgtgtgtgtgtgtgtgtgtgtgtatttctccaACTTATCTGTATatttcatttgtatatgtattactttttcattttagtaCTTTGATAAGCTTCAGTGTTTGAGCAAGTAGGACTTATTCTATAcgtgctgtatgtgtgtttgtgtgtctggtcTGAGTTtgtgtataaatatttcttttcattttgtcatttCTCTTCCACTAGAAAACTCTGATAAGTACTCATTCtttttatattcaaatatgaaagtaattCTTAATAATACTTTCTTCGTAGCctcttttatctgtttgtttctaAGACTATAGATGATAGGATTTAAGAATGGTGGAACAATGGTATAGAACACAGAAAGTGTCATCTCCTGAACTACTTCCAGTGTTATTACTGAAGGCCTCAGATACACATAGGCAGTAGAACTAAGAAACACAGACACCACAATAATGTGAGGGACACAGGTGGAAAaggctttccctctctctcctttgacaGGAACCTTCAATACAGCTGATAATATGTGAACATATGATATGGCAATGAAGGTAAAGCAGCTACCACTGAGACCAATGGCAGATAGAAGAAGCAAGAGTTTGTTGTTAAACGTGTCAGAGCAAGAAAGCCTCAGCAAAGAGGGAATATCACAGAAGAACTGAGGAACTACATTAGAGTAACAAAAGGACAGCTGAAAAGTTTTGAAAGTGTGCACACTTGCAAGGATAAGAGAGGTAAGTAGGGAAGCCAGTGTCATCTGAACACAGAATTGATGGTTCATAATCATAGGGTAGAGGAGAGGCTTACAGATAGCCACATAGCGATCCTGGGCCATGATGGTGAGAAACTGAATTTCAACAGCTGcacaaaaaaggaataaaaagatcTGTGCTGCACACCCAGCCACAGAAATGTTCCTGTGATCAGTGAGAGAGTTGATACAAGCATTTGACACAGTAACACATATGTAGCCTATATCTAAAATGGACAGAttcctgaggaagaagtacatgggtgtgttcAGGGTCTGGTCAACTGTAGTAGCAATGATGATGATAAGGTTCCCTAACAGGCTGCCCAGGTACACCAGCAGGAACAACACACTGAGTAGGATCCTGAGCTCCCAAGTCTCAGCAAAAACTTCCAGGAGGAACTCAGTCAGCATGGTGGAGTTTTCCACAGTACAAGTTTAcctgaaagagaaaagcagcaaCTGAGAACAACTTAAATTGTTTGATAGATCACTAGCATTTCTcttgaaactttatttttgttctctAAAACTGGCCTTTATCTTTGAAAAATCaagtatattttttgttttgcacatgattttattatttttaattgttaatatatTGCTGTTATCAAATTATATGGTATGATAAGCACTTAGAATTAATTTCcataatagctgtctcctgaatacTATTATCTTAGTAAATATTAGTTGTTTAATATAAAGTCATGTAATATGACAAGTTCTTCTTCTAAATAATATACCTGCATCAATGAGGAACACCCAGAGAAATTTAACATGTGGAATATATTCTTAAAACTGTTTATGCAAACCAGTCCTTTAAGTTGGTAGTCTTCACTcccatctatacctattattcttagtttggtcttttcattgtgtcttggatttcttgAACGTTTTGAGTTAGGGCtttttgcttttcatattttctttgactgtgtcAATGTCCCTTTGTCTACATcatgtattttgttggtgatccttgcatctatgactcatgttctctttcctaggttttccatctgctgggttgtctccctttgtgttttctttaatatttctatttctgtttttcgaccctggatggttttgctcaattacttcacttttttttactgtgttttcctgtatttctttaagagatatatttgcttcctctttaaaaGCTTCTACTTGTTAACCTGTGtgcccctgtatttctttaatggagttatttatgtcctccttaaagtcctctattgtggggcaatgggctgcgcacagacagcctggtctccagtcaagcataGGTCTGAAACCCAGATGGGAACcagggtggtaatttccacctaaatgggatggaaggtgttctACCaagtctcctggacccctggctcctgtcaatgttaccacccccacagccccacacagaggagaggtgtgtggctatcagttatgtaggagcagcaccaagctgTCCTACATGCAAATAaagttttccccaaactctcagacCAAGctaatgagaggtacctgctgttgAACCCTGAACTACTCCCaaatctgtatataaatccatccagggaattaaaaGTGAGCAATAACTACTCcttcatctgagtcttttgtttcaagagctgtaacacttgggaagagatcttctctcccaaAGAGCCTCCTGAGGTCctgctgcactcctcactggataggTGTCTTCTCATAGGCCCAGCCCGACTCAACTCAGTTCAGAGCAGCTAAGAGTTACCAAGTGACCAGGAAACTATGGCAGAGATTtcttctccctgcctgcactcgtTTCCCTTCCCTAGAACCCTCATGCTAGGCATggacagagatctctgtggaaaacttctggtacccaggcccacactctatcatattcatgagatggaattttagaggtgaatcttgcttttcagatgtgttgaggtatccagggctTGATGGTGGGGTTGctagctggtacaaccactctggaaatctgtctggtggttcctcagaaaattggacatagtactacctgaggagcaagcaataacactcctgggtatatacccaaagttgctccaatatataacaagaacacatgcttcactatgttaatctcagccttatttataattgtcaGAAGCTAGAATAaaccaaatgtccctcaacagatgaatgggtacagaaaatatgatacatttacacattgcAGTAGTACTATtcctctattaaaaataatgacttcgcagggcagtggtgacacatgcctttaatctcagcacttaggagacagaggcaggtggatttctgagtttgagtacagcctggtctacagaatgagttccaggatacccaagactatacagagaaaccctgtcttaaaaataaaacaaaacaaaacaaacaacaaaacaaaacaaaaaccaatgacttcatgaaatttgcaggcaaatggatgaaactagaaaatatactcctgagtgaggtaacccattcataaaagaacacacatggcataccGATAATAtaacttacagaccatatgaagcacaagaagaaggaagaccagaatgtggatgcttcagtcctacttagcagaaggaacaaaatactcacaagagaTAGAGGACAGAGGTATTTGGGAGAagtagaggagggggagaggaaaaatgAGGGGACAGGTTTggatgtgggaggagatggggagatgtacagagaaCCAGGAAATTGAACAAGGacgtgtagcaatgggggatggatAACTGGGAGTATCCACCAGCAAGTCCAAATTGCCAGGAAAGTGAGAGGCTTCCAGGAACAAATGAGGATGAAACTAGCTGAAATATACGAAGAAGGGGGAGAGGTAACATGTAGAGGGTTTagccagaggttaggcatggctcccatttgagggatggggccacctacccttctaaaatattttacccagaattgctcctgtcttaaataaatacagggacaacaagtggagcagagactgaaggaaaagccatccagagactaccaccaCATGGGGATCTATGCCAAATGTAGCCACCAAAACCAGTCACTCttattgatgccaagaagtgcttgctgataggagcctgatatagctgccccctgagaggctttgccactGACTGACCAATACAAATATGGATGCCTGCAGCCAAACATCAGATTGAGAAGGGGAaacccaatgaaagagctagaggaagtact
This Mus pahari unplaced genomic scaffold, PAHARI_EIJ_v1.1 scaffold_9139_1, whole genome shotgun sequence DNA region includes the following protein-coding sequences:
- the LOC110314855 gene encoding olfactory receptor 14C36-like; amino-acid sequence: TVENSTMLTEFLLEVFAETWELRILLSVLFLLVYLGSLLGNLIIIIATTVDQTLNTPMYFFLRNLSILDIGYICVTVSNACINSLTDHRNISVAGCAAQIFLFLFCAAVEIQFLTIMAQDRYVAICKPLLYPMIMNHQFCVQMTLASLLTSLILASVHTFKTFQLSFCYSNVVPQFFCDIPSLLRLSCSDTFNNKLLLLLSAIGLSGSCFTFIAISYVHILSAVLKVPVKGERGKAFSTCVPHIIVVSVFLSSTAYVYLRPSVITLEVVQEMTLSVFYTIVPPFLNPIIYSLRNKQIKEATKKVLLRITFIFEYKKNEYLSEFSSGREMTK